One window of the Shewanella litorisediminis genome contains the following:
- a CDS encoding ABC-F family ATPase gives MITTANITMQFGAKPLFENISVKFGDGNRYGLIGANGCGKSTFMKILAGELEPSGGNVHLDPNERLGKLNQDQFAYEQFSVIDTVIMGHKELWAVKQERDRIYSLPEMSEEDGIKVAELEMEFAEMDGYTAESRAGELLLGVGIPVEQHFGPMSEVAPGWKLRVLLAQALFSDPDVLLLDEPTNNLDIDTIRWLQDMLNQRNSTMIIISHDRYFLNSVCTHMADLDYGELRVYPGNYDEYMMAASQARERLLADNAKKKAQIAELQTFVARFSANASKAKQATSRARQIDKIKLDEVKASSRVNPYIRFEQEKKLFRNALVVENLSKGFDGKPLFQNFNMIAEVGERIAILGENGAGKTTLVRTLIHELPQDEGTIHWSENASIGYYAQDHASDFENDLTVFDWMSQWKKEGDDEQAVRGILGRMLFGADDIRKSVKVLSGGEQGRMLFGKMIMQKPNILVMDEPTNHLDMESIESLNNALEKYEGTLFFVSHDRAFVSSLANRIIEITPNGVTDFKGTYDEFLRSKGIED, from the coding sequence GTGATCACAACCGCCAATATCACCATGCAGTTCGGCGCCAAGCCACTGTTTGAAAACATCTCCGTCAAGTTCGGTGACGGCAACCGCTACGGCCTTATCGGTGCCAATGGTTGCGGTAAATCCACCTTTATGAAGATCCTCGCAGGTGAACTTGAGCCGTCCGGCGGTAACGTTCATCTGGATCCCAACGAGCGTCTGGGTAAGCTGAATCAGGATCAATTCGCCTACGAACAGTTCAGCGTAATCGATACCGTTATTATGGGTCACAAAGAACTGTGGGCCGTGAAACAGGAACGTGACCGCATCTATTCATTGCCCGAAATGAGCGAAGAAGACGGCATCAAGGTGGCCGAGCTTGAAATGGAGTTCGCCGAGATGGATGGTTACACCGCTGAAAGCCGCGCCGGTGAACTGCTGCTGGGTGTAGGTATTCCGGTTGAGCAACACTTTGGCCCCATGAGCGAAGTGGCTCCCGGCTGGAAACTGCGTGTGCTGCTGGCCCAGGCCCTGTTTTCCGATCCGGACGTACTCTTGCTCGACGAACCGACCAACAACCTGGATATCGACACCATCCGTTGGTTGCAGGACATGCTGAATCAGCGCAACAGCACCATGATCATCATCTCCCACGACCGTTACTTCCTCAACTCCGTGTGTACCCACATGGCGGATTTGGACTACGGTGAGCTGCGCGTATATCCGGGCAACTACGATGAATACATGATGGCCGCAAGCCAGGCCCGTGAGCGCCTCCTGGCCGACAACGCCAAGAAGAAGGCTCAGATTGCCGAGCTGCAAACCTTCGTGGCGCGCTTCTCTGCCAACGCGTCCAAGGCCAAGCAGGCCACCTCACGTGCCCGCCAGATTGACAAGATCAAGCTGGACGAAGTGAAGGCCTCCAGCCGTGTGAACCCCTACATACGTTTCGAGCAGGAAAAGAAACTGTTCCGTAACGCGCTGGTGGTAGAGAACCTGAGCAAGGGCTTCGATGGCAAGCCGCTGTTCCAAAACTTCAATATGATTGCCGAAGTGGGTGAGCGTATCGCCATCCTCGGTGAGAACGGTGCCGGTAAAACCACTCTGGTGCGTACCCTCATCCATGAATTGCCACAGGATGAAGGCACCATCCACTGGTCTGAAAATGCCTCTATCGGTTACTACGCTCAGGATCACGCCAGTGATTTTGAGAACGATCTGACCGTATTCGACTGGATGAGCCAGTGGAAGAAAGAAGGGGACGATGAGCAGGCCGTACGCGGTATTCTGGGCCGTATGCTGTTTGGCGCCGACGATATCAGAAAGTCGGTCAAGGTACTGTCGGGTGGTGAGCAGGGTCGCATGCTGTTTGGCAAGATGATCATGCAAAAGCCCAATATCCTGGTGATGGACGAACCTACCAACCACCTGGACATGGAATCCATCGAGTCGCTTAACAACGCGCTGGAAAAATACGAAGGCACCCTGTTCTTCGTCTCCCACGACCGTGCGTTTGTAAGCTCGCTGGCCAACCGCATTATCGAAATCACCCCGAATGGCGTGACCGATTTCAAGGGGACTTACGACGAGTTCCTGCGCAGCAAAGGCATTGAAGACTAA
- a CDS encoding DoxX family protein, producing MNSTIKNIVQTQDSIAPLALRVPAGIIFMAHGAQKLFGWFGGYGIEGTGQWMASIGLEPGWLMAAMAGGAEFFGGLAILLGLLTRPAALVLAVTMVVAIVTVHLGNGLFMANNGYEFGLALLAMSVSLVLSGSGRFGIDRLLQQKG from the coding sequence ATGAACAGCACAATCAAAAATATTGTACAAACCCAAGACAGCATTGCCCCTCTGGCGCTGCGTGTACCCGCCGGCATTATCTTTATGGCCCACGGTGCCCAGAAGCTCTTTGGCTGGTTTGGCGGTTACGGTATCGAAGGCACCGGACAGTGGATGGCATCCATTGGGCTGGAGCCAGGCTGGCTGATGGCGGCCATGGCGGGCGGCGCCGAATTCTTCGGTGGTCTGGCAATTCTGCTTGGTCTGCTGACACGTCCCGCGGCGCTGGTGCTGGCCGTGACCATGGTGGTGGCTATCGTCACAGTGCACCTGGGGAACGGTCTCTTTATGGCCAACAATGGTTACGAATTTGGTTTGGCGCTGCTGGCCATGAGCGTCTCCCTGGTGTTGTCCGGTTCGGGCCGCTTTGGCATCGACAGACTGCTGCAACAAAAAGGGTGA
- a CDS encoding LysR family transcriptional regulator yields the protein MANSLDLDGLRALDAIDKKGSFAAAAESLHKVPSALTYIIQKLEQEFGTPLFDRSKQRAKLTAAGRLVLEQGREILQSTQRLADAVAALESGWERELRIARDTAMPPGPLLDALTAFLALSVPVDISLAEESLGGGWDALHSRRADLVIGANGDLPRGLFETHCIGQLEFVFALAPFHPLAAAEGVLQLEQLMPFPSVVVSDSSQLLPARSSGLFSSRQTLRVASMDAKIELQCRGLGTGFIPRHLAAPLIASGALVEKACALPRPSQPVFLAWHKEHQGKALAWFVEHLRKADWGI from the coding sequence GTGGCAAACTCACTGGATCTGGACGGGCTGAGAGCACTGGATGCAATTGATAAAAAAGGAAGTTTTGCAGCAGCCGCCGAATCGCTTCATAAGGTGCCATCCGCCCTCACCTATATAATTCAAAAGCTGGAGCAGGAATTTGGCACGCCTTTGTTCGACAGGTCAAAACAAAGGGCCAAATTAACGGCCGCCGGCAGACTGGTGCTGGAGCAAGGGCGGGAAATCCTGCAGTCGACCCAGCGCCTTGCCGATGCGGTGGCCGCACTGGAGTCCGGCTGGGAGCGAGAGCTGCGCATCGCAAGGGACACGGCCATGCCGCCGGGGCCGCTTCTGGATGCACTAACCGCTTTTCTGGCGTTATCTGTGCCAGTGGACATCAGCCTCGCGGAAGAGTCGCTGGGTGGCGGCTGGGATGCACTGCACAGCCGCCGCGCCGATTTGGTCATTGGCGCCAACGGCGACCTGCCACGGGGACTCTTTGAAACCCATTGTATAGGTCAGCTTGAGTTTGTGTTTGCCCTGGCCCCCTTTCATCCGCTGGCAGCGGCTGAGGGCGTATTGCAGCTCGAACAGCTTATGCCATTCCCGTCGGTGGTGGTGTCTGACAGCTCGCAGCTGTTACCCGCCCGAAGCAGTGGCCTTTTCAGCAGCCGCCAGACCCTGAGAGTCGCGTCAATGGATGCAAAAATTGAGTTGCAATGCCGCGGATTGGGCACCGGTTTTATTCCCCGTCATCTGGCGGCGCCGCTCATTGCCAGCGGCGCGCTGGTGGAAAAAGCCTGCGCCCTGCCGCGGCCCAGCCAGCCGGTGTTTCTGGCGTGGCATAAGGAGCATCAGGGCAAGGCGTTAGCCTGGTTTGTGGAACATTTACGCAAGGCCGATTGGGGCATATAA
- a CDS encoding glycoside hydrolase family 16 protein yields the protein MMKNSGTSKYLSLGLLAAALQGCGGDTNTSTDLGSVNLDGPATGWELVWSDEFDGSSIDAAKWAHEVNCAGGGNQESQCYTADAANSFVADGMLNIVALKAPEGAEKPYTSARLTTKGKADFTYGRFEMRAKLPSGQGSWPAFWMLPTDNVYGIWPRSGEIDIVEAVNLKAATADGNPEAYVHGTLHYGREWPKNEQSGKAYLLPNGANPADDFHTYAIEWQQGEIRWYVDDYLYATQRRSELRYNSKGEAVGLAHKGWFTEYYDQSSGDLQLSWTDAPFDEKFHLIVNFAVGGNWPASVNETGIDDAAFNETNKYQIDFVRVYQCATNPDTGKGCETVRPGYDKPEDALVEGKAPVPVPPSDGTPKDLLIFDSTPNPNWAAWDCCGGSTPGLVDDADKGAVYRFVVGDSPTVNGFISRAAFITDPAGVPSPFDAAPIEATGVLSFAMKVVSAPANPGSTWMMKVESNEGATAVELPLTASSEGVAPAVGQWQTFSFPLSELAAKGLDLSAIDVVMVFPAWGTGSGAEYLLDEVKIARPNASLPSLTIFTDNENPDWPMWDCCGGSTPQVVSDDAEHGIVSEFSIGASPTVMGYINRTALGGGGNPFDASTLYESGVVQFDLKVVNAPSTADAPWLFKVESDNAATAVELPMTASVEGVAPSAEWQTFTFRLKDLADGGLDLSAIDVLMMFPAWGQGEGAVYRVDNVKIYQPGSGAPSAFSLFADAVADAWSIWDCCAGSTPTVEADDAAHGAVAEYVIGAQPTVVGFFAEDGVYHDASAAVDSGVVRFEMKLVSAPNDSSSVWKFKIESGDASTAVELNLTDSTEGAAPVVGQWQTYTFPLKTLADMGLDASAIDVVMVFPAWGTGEGAVFRLDNALIGTP from the coding sequence ATGATGAAGAATTCTGGAACGAGCAAGTACCTTTCCCTTGGACTGCTTGCGGCGGCGCTGCAGGGGTGCGGAGGGGATACCAATACCAGCACCGATTTGGGTTCGGTCAACCTTGATGGTCCGGCAACCGGCTGGGAGCTGGTTTGGAGCGACGAGTTTGATGGCAGCAGCATAGATGCGGCCAAATGGGCACATGAGGTGAATTGCGCCGGAGGCGGCAATCAGGAGTCTCAGTGCTATACCGCCGATGCGGCAAACTCCTTCGTGGCCGATGGCATGTTGAACATAGTGGCACTGAAGGCGCCCGAGGGGGCTGAAAAGCCCTACACGTCGGCCAGACTGACAACCAAAGGCAAAGCGGATTTCACCTATGGCCGCTTTGAAATGCGTGCCAAATTACCATCCGGGCAGGGCAGCTGGCCCGCCTTCTGGATGCTGCCCACTGACAATGTTTACGGCATCTGGCCCAGAAGCGGTGAAATCGATATTGTCGAGGCGGTGAATCTAAAAGCCGCCACCGCGGATGGCAACCCCGAAGCCTATGTCCACGGCACGCTCCACTACGGCCGTGAATGGCCCAAGAATGAGCAATCCGGCAAGGCTTATCTGCTGCCCAATGGCGCCAATCCGGCCGATGACTTTCACACCTATGCCATTGAGTGGCAGCAGGGTGAAATCCGCTGGTATGTGGACGACTACCTCTATGCCACCCAGCGACGTTCTGAACTGAGATACAACTCCAAGGGCGAGGCCGTTGGTCTGGCCCACAAAGGCTGGTTTACCGAATACTACGATCAGTCCAGCGGTGATTTGCAGCTCAGCTGGACTGATGCGCCATTTGATGAAAAATTCCATCTCATCGTCAACTTCGCCGTGGGCGGCAACTGGCCTGCCTCGGTGAATGAAACCGGTATCGACGACGCAGCCTTTAACGAAACCAATAAGTATCAAATTGATTTTGTAAGGGTCTATCAGTGCGCAACCAACCCTGATACGGGCAAGGGTTGTGAAACGGTACGTCCGGGTTACGACAAGCCAGAGGACGCGCTGGTGGAAGGCAAGGCGCCAGTACCTGTACCCCCTTCTGATGGCACGCCAAAAGATCTGCTGATTTTCGACAGTACCCCCAACCCTAACTGGGCTGCCTGGGATTGCTGCGGTGGATCTACCCCTGGTCTGGTGGACGACGCCGACAAGGGTGCGGTGTATCGCTTTGTGGTAGGCGACAGCCCCACAGTCAACGGCTTTATCAGCCGCGCAGCCTTTATCACCGATCCTGCCGGTGTCCCCAGTCCCTTTGATGCAGCGCCCATTGAAGCCACTGGCGTATTGAGCTTTGCCATGAAAGTGGTGAGTGCGCCGGCAAATCCCGGCTCAACCTGGATGATGAAGGTTGAGAGCAACGAAGGCGCGACTGCCGTTGAACTGCCGCTGACAGCAAGCAGTGAAGGCGTGGCACCTGCCGTTGGTCAGTGGCAAACCTTCAGCTTCCCGCTGTCTGAGCTGGCGGCCAAAGGCCTGGATCTGTCTGCTATCGATGTGGTGATGGTGTTCCCCGCCTGGGGCACTGGCAGCGGCGCTGAGTATCTGCTGGATGAAGTGAAGATTGCCCGCCCCAATGCGAGCCTGCCGTCACTGACCATCTTTACCGATAACGAGAACCCCGATTGGCCGATGTGGGACTGCTGCGGTGGCTCGACTCCGCAAGTGGTCTCTGATGATGCAGAGCACGGCATAGTGTCTGAGTTCAGCATTGGTGCCAGCCCCACTGTGATGGGCTACATCAACCGCACTGCACTCGGTGGTGGTGGTAATCCCTTCGATGCCTCAACCCTGTACGAAAGCGGAGTGGTGCAATTTGACTTGAAAGTGGTCAACGCGCCGTCCACCGCAGATGCGCCCTGGCTCTTTAAAGTGGAGTCTGACAATGCGGCGACCGCCGTGGAGTTGCCAATGACAGCCAGCGTCGAAGGTGTTGCGCCAAGTGCTGAGTGGCAGACGTTTACCTTCCGTCTTAAAGATTTGGCCGATGGTGGTTTGGACTTGAGCGCCATCGACGTGTTGATGATGTTCCCAGCCTGGGGGCAGGGTGAAGGTGCGGTTTACCGAGTTGATAATGTTAAAATTTATCAGCCCGGCAGCGGCGCGCCATCCGCCTTCAGTCTGTTTGCTGATGCCGTGGCAGACGCCTGGTCAATTTGGGATTGCTGCGCCGGTTCAACCCCCACGGTTGAGGCCGATGATGCTGCCCATGGCGCAGTGGCGGAGTACGTGATTGGCGCCCAGCCAACTGTAGTGGGCTTTTTCGCCGAGGACGGTGTCTATCACGATGCATCCGCTGCTGTGGATTCCGGCGTGGTGCGTTTTGAGATGAAGCTGGTTTCTGCACCAAACGATTCAAGCTCGGTCTGGAAATTCAAGATTGAATCCGGTGATGCCAGTACCGCCGTTGAGCTTAATCTGACCGACAGTACCGAAGGTGCCGCACCTGTTGTCGGCCAGTGGCAGACTTACACTTTCCCGCTCAAGACCCTGGCCGATATGGGGCTCGATGCCAGTGCCATCGATGTGGTGATGGTGTTCCCCGCGTGGGGAACCGGTGAGGGAGCGGTGTTCCGTTTGGATAACGCACTGATAGGCACGCCCTGA
- a CDS encoding TonB-dependent receptor, whose protein sequence is MKLSPVAIALSPLMALTAAPGFANVTDTTAHQDVAIERMIVTGSRVPERLDEVPSSVTLIDNKTLATEMSISSELQNLLATRVPGMSPATGTSSNAGQTLRGRKALILIDGVPQSTPLRNGSLDIRSIDMNAIERVEVIKGATSIYGNGAAGGIINYITKKPGADGALSGTLGVSSRFSAVKFEDSVGSRFEGALNGSVGDLGYLISASRDDYGLQRDAEGDVPGLVYGLSETTTDNLFTKFHFDFDDEKSLQLTYNYFSSAQDAHMVDVTGSVNSGEKTYAIEAGPDTLIPGEPQGVDGNHNLMVKYEDLALFDNTRLAIDAYGQKIENVFFYSLTLANPEQGLNGGQSIIRSEKRGLRANFNSDFTLGDTELDLIYGVDYLQDVSSQPLVDGRIWVPEMDMQNLAFYLQAKWLFAEDWVLKAGVRRDQMAIEVDDYQTLRLCRTATQCSTPVAVTGGEIKFDANTYNIGLRYKGSSAFSPFISFSQGADVSDLGLLLRTATVDDLAKIQSQAALIDNYEAGFDGHWEAFSYSAAVFLNKSELGTRTVLNPASGIYEPVRAPQEIKGIELAASYEVNDELTLGANYSWMEGKDTDQDIYLDGQAITPPKFAAYLDWAATDNSSVSLTWLHVGDRKRFEPVNGQYTGSQGPVDSYSLLNLAGSYRMDQLLFTLGVENLLNEDYYSARSQAFTFPGYNTKGLGTTVNLGLKWSF, encoded by the coding sequence ATGAAGTTATCCCCTGTTGCCATCGCGCTGTCTCCTTTAATGGCCCTCACGGCTGCACCGGGCTTTGCCAACGTGACCGACACAACCGCTCATCAAGATGTCGCAATAGAGCGCATGATAGTCACCGGCAGTCGGGTGCCCGAGCGCCTCGATGAGGTCCCCTCCTCTGTAACCCTGATAGACAACAAGACCCTCGCCACAGAGATGAGTATCAGCTCTGAGCTGCAGAATCTGCTGGCAACCCGCGTTCCCGGCATGTCTCCCGCCACCGGTACCTCCAGTAACGCCGGTCAAACCCTGCGTGGCCGCAAGGCATTGATTTTGATAGATGGCGTACCTCAGTCAACGCCGCTGCGAAACGGTTCGCTGGATATTCGGTCCATCGACATGAATGCCATCGAGCGCGTGGAAGTTATCAAGGGCGCAACCTCCATTTATGGGAATGGCGCGGCCGGCGGCATTATCAACTACATCACCAAAAAACCTGGCGCCGATGGCGCGCTGAGCGGCACCCTGGGTGTATCCAGTCGCTTCAGTGCGGTGAAGTTCGAAGACAGTGTTGGCAGCCGGTTCGAAGGTGCCCTGAATGGCAGCGTGGGGGACCTGGGTTATCTCATCAGCGCCAGCCGTGATGACTATGGTTTGCAGCGGGATGCCGAAGGCGACGTGCCAGGACTGGTGTACGGCCTGTCAGAAACCACAACGGACAACCTCTTTACCAAATTCCATTTCGATTTTGACGATGAAAAATCGCTGCAACTGACCTACAACTACTTCAGCTCCGCCCAGGATGCACACATGGTGGACGTCACCGGCAGCGTCAACAGCGGTGAGAAAACCTATGCCATTGAGGCCGGTCCGGACACCCTTATCCCGGGGGAGCCCCAGGGTGTTGATGGCAACCACAATCTGATGGTGAAGTACGAAGATTTAGCCCTGTTTGATAACACCCGCCTGGCTATTGATGCCTATGGTCAGAAAATAGAAAACGTCTTTTTCTATAGCCTGACCCTGGCCAACCCGGAGCAGGGGCTCAATGGCGGCCAGTCTATCATTCGCTCAGAAAAACGCGGTCTTCGCGCCAATTTCAACTCGGATTTCACCCTGGGGGATACCGAGCTGGATTTAATCTATGGCGTTGATTACCTGCAGGATGTATCAAGCCAGCCTTTGGTGGATGGGCGCATCTGGGTGCCGGAGATGGACATGCAGAATCTCGCATTCTATCTGCAGGCCAAATGGCTGTTCGCCGAAGACTGGGTACTCAAGGCCGGTGTGCGCCGGGATCAGATGGCCATTGAAGTTGACGACTACCAAACCCTGCGCCTGTGTCGCACAGCAACCCAGTGCTCCACCCCCGTCGCCGTAACAGGCGGCGAGATTAAGTTTGATGCCAACACATACAATATCGGGCTGAGGTATAAGGGCTCATCCGCCTTCAGCCCCTTTATCAGTTTTTCACAGGGTGCGGACGTGTCGGATCTCGGTTTGTTGTTGCGTACTGCCACCGTGGACGACCTGGCAAAAATTCAATCACAGGCGGCGCTGATTGATAACTACGAAGCCGGTTTCGACGGCCATTGGGAGGCGTTTAGCTACTCTGCGGCGGTTTTCTTAAACAAGTCAGAGCTTGGCACCCGTACCGTGCTTAACCCCGCCAGTGGCATCTATGAACCTGTGCGAGCGCCTCAGGAAATAAAAGGCATTGAGCTTGCGGCCAGCTATGAGGTCAATGATGAGCTGACCCTTGGCGCCAACTACAGCTGGATGGAAGGCAAGGATACGGACCAGGATATTTATCTGGATGGCCAGGCCATCACCCCGCCCAAGTTTGCCGCCTATCTGGATTGGGCCGCCACAGACAACAGCAGTGTGTCGCTCACCTGGCTGCATGTGGGCGATCGCAAACGCTTCGAGCCGGTCAACGGCCAATATACCGGCAGCCAGGGCCCGGTGGACAGCTACTCGCTGCTGAATCTGGCCGGCAGCTACCGCATGGATCAGCTGCTCTTTACCCTCGGGGTCGAGAACCTGTTGAACGAAGACTATTACTCGGCGCGCTCTCAGGCCTTTACCTTCCCCGGTTACAACACCAAAGGCCTGGGCACCACGGTGAATCTGGGTCTTAAGTGGTCTTTCTGA
- a CDS encoding VOC family protein, whose protein sequence is MAKNPIAWFEIYVNNMDRAKAFYEAVLDIKLEPLQVPEEPGFSMWSFPADMENYGASGALVHMPGFEAGGNSTLVYFACDDCALEESRVAAAGGTVQREKMSIGQYGYISLAIDTEGNMLGLHSMK, encoded by the coding sequence ATGGCCAAAAACCCCATTGCCTGGTTTGAGATTTACGTAAACAACATGGACAGGGCCAAGGCCTTTTACGAGGCTGTGCTGGATATCAAGCTCGAGCCGTTGCAGGTGCCGGAAGAACCGGGGTTCTCCATGTGGTCTTTCCCGGCCGACATGGAAAACTACGGCGCCAGTGGCGCCCTGGTGCACATGCCGGGATTCGAAGCGGGCGGCAACAGCACCCTGGTGTACTTTGCCTGTGACGACTGCGCGCTGGAAGAGTCTCGCGTTGCTGCCGCCGGTGGCACAGTGCAGCGGGAAAAGATGTCCATAGGTCAGTATGGCTATATCTCGCTGGCTATAGACACCGAAGGCAATATGCTTGGCCTGCACTCCATGAAATAA
- a CDS encoding DUF1415 domain-containing protein: protein MSEQQEIQAIADETRAWVNKVIMKYNICPFTRREVERNSIRYTVCQETRMELVLQALLDECQFLDAHPEVETSLFILPRGFEGFYLYLDLLGIAEDLLVEEGFEGTYQLASFHPDYCFHGEPQDDPANFTNRAPYPTLHIIREEGMAAALASYNEPESIPERNIAFARRKGSEFFVRLLQECKKPD, encoded by the coding sequence ATGTCCGAACAGCAGGAAATTCAGGCTATCGCCGATGAGACCCGCGCCTGGGTTAACAAGGTGATCATGAAGTACAACATCTGCCCTTTTACCCGCCGCGAAGTGGAGCGAAACAGCATCCGCTATACAGTGTGCCAGGAAACCCGCATGGAGCTGGTGCTGCAAGCGCTGCTGGATGAGTGCCAGTTTCTCGATGCACACCCCGAAGTTGAAACCAGTCTCTTTATCCTGCCAAGGGGCTTTGAGGGCTTTTACCTCTATCTGGACCTCCTCGGTATCGCCGAAGACTTGCTCGTTGAAGAAGGCTTTGAGGGCACCTATCAGCTGGCAAGCTTTCATCCTGACTACTGCTTCCACGGTGAGCCACAGGACGACCCGGCCAATTTTACCAACCGCGCCCCCTATCCCACGCTGCACATCATCCGCGAAGAGGGCATGGCGGCGGCGTTGGCAAGTTACAACGAGCCCGAAAGCATCCCCGAGCGCAATATCGCCTTTGCCCGCCGCAAGGGCAGCGAGTTTTTTGTGCGCCTCTTGCAAGAGTGCAAAAAGCCGGACTGA
- a CDS encoding pirin family protein, producing MITLRPANERGHASHGWLDSFHSFSFAEYYDPLHMGFSALRVINDDTVAPGAGFAPHGHRDMEILSYVLAGSIRHQDSEGNIATLPAGEFQLMSAGQGIRHSEYNGSRTEALRFLQIWIMPSTLGGEPGYQQKHFGSREGFTLIASPDGRDESFTVRQDARVYQLLLAPGLSIALPLSAARKGYLHLVEGALSIQAEHLGPGDGAKLEGLDSPQVTNLGTSVVRALMFDLP from the coding sequence ATGATAACGCTTCGTCCGGCCAATGAACGGGGTCATGCCAGCCACGGCTGGCTCGACAGCTTTCACAGTTTCTCGTTCGCCGAATACTACGATCCCCTCCACATGGGTTTCTCGGCGCTGAGGGTTATCAACGACGATACAGTGGCTCCGGGCGCCGGATTTGCGCCCCACGGCCACCGGGACATGGAGATTTTAAGCTACGTGCTGGCCGGGAGCATCCGTCATCAGGACAGTGAGGGCAACATTGCCACCCTGCCGGCGGGCGAGTTTCAGCTGATGTCGGCAGGTCAGGGCATACGTCACAGCGAGTACAACGGCTCCCGGACAGAGGCGTTGAGGTTTTTACAGATTTGGATAATGCCATCGACCCTCGGCGGCGAACCGGGGTATCAACAAAAGCACTTTGGCAGTCGTGAGGGCTTCACCCTGATTGCCAGCCCCGACGGGCGCGACGAGAGTTTCACTGTGCGCCAGGATGCCCGGGTCTATCAGCTGCTGCTGGCACCGGGGCTATCCATCGCTCTGCCTCTGAGTGCTGCCCGCAAAGGGTATCTGCATCTGGTGGAGGGTGCGCTATCAATTCAGGCTGAACACTTGGGCCCCGGCGATGGCGCTAAACTGGAAGGTCTTGATAGCCCGCAAGTCACTAACCTTGGCACCAGCGTGGTAAGAGCCCTGATGTTTGACTTGCCCTGA